The following are from one region of the Candidatus Thioglobus sp. genome:
- the sulP gene encoding sulfate permease: MNKFTKFLPFLDWLHELKDFNVLRADMVAGLTVALVLVPQSMAYAQLAGLSPQYGLYSSFLPVMIAALMGSSRQLGTGPVAIVSLLTAAAIPMVIPEGADMVTYAAYASLLALMVGFFRFAMGALKLGFVINFLSHPVVVGFTNAAAIIIGTSQLDKIFGVSKGFGEYSYEQVWGTVVNAINDAHLLTLAIAIFAASIIILIKKYKPKLPGVLIAVAITTYTSYLMDFGKSVEEGGYGVAIIGEIPEGLPSFIMPEFDFSAMSGMIVVAITIALIGFMEAIAIAKVMQAKTKQRLDINQELMGQGLANFASGFFQGYPISGSFSRSAVNISAGAVTGFSSVFTAILVGFTLVWLTPLLYHIPQAALAAVIMTAVLNLIKIEPIIQAWKVEKHDALVAVATFALTLIAAPHLEDGILIGIILSLGLFLYRTMEPRFTELSAHDGSSMLVNALENKLEGCEVVSIVKYSGSLYFANAGYFEDKILGLIASKQNCLKYIIVDMAGINRIDASGEDMLTRLLSRCSSIGVEILFARTEGIEKVLERAGFMDRFGENRFYDRRTDALRFAWGELGDEDAALKSPLKHLIS; encoded by the coding sequence ATGAACAAATTTACCAAGTTTCTTCCTTTTTTAGATTGGCTGCATGAACTTAAAGATTTTAATGTTTTGAGGGCTGATATGGTAGCTGGATTAACAGTTGCATTAGTGTTAGTACCCCAATCGATGGCTTACGCCCAACTAGCAGGATTGTCGCCACAATACGGACTCTATTCTTCATTCTTGCCAGTCATGATAGCCGCATTAATGGGATCGTCGCGTCAATTAGGTACTGGTCCTGTTGCGATTGTTTCATTATTAACCGCAGCAGCAATACCAATGGTAATTCCAGAAGGGGCTGATATGGTAACTTATGCGGCTTATGCTTCTTTGCTGGCATTAATGGTTGGTTTCTTTCGATTTGCCATGGGCGCATTAAAGCTTGGATTTGTTATTAATTTTTTATCTCATCCAGTTGTTGTTGGCTTTACTAATGCTGCTGCAATTATTATTGGAACATCACAACTTGATAAAATATTTGGCGTTTCAAAGGGCTTTGGAGAATATTCTTACGAACAAGTTTGGGGAACTGTTGTTAATGCAATTAATGATGCTCATCTTTTGACATTAGCGATTGCCATATTTGCTGCCAGTATTATTATTTTGATTAAAAAATATAAGCCTAAATTGCCAGGAGTGTTGATTGCCGTTGCGATTACGACATACACTTCCTATTTGATGGATTTTGGTAAATCGGTTGAAGAAGGTGGTTATGGTGTTGCTATTATTGGAGAGATTCCAGAAGGCTTACCTAGCTTTATTATGCCGGAATTTGACTTCTCAGCGATGAGTGGAATGATAGTTGTTGCCATTACTATTGCTCTGATTGGATTTATGGAGGCGATTGCAATTGCCAAGGTAATGCAAGCTAAAACAAAACAACGTTTGGATATTAATCAGGAATTAATGGGTCAAGGCCTAGCTAATTTTGCTTCTGGATTTTTTCAAGGCTACCCTATCTCAGGCTCTTTTTCGCGATCAGCAGTAAATATTTCAGCAGGTGCGGTGACAGGTTTTTCTTCAGTTTTTACTGCGATATTAGTTGGATTTACACTAGTGTGGCTTACACCATTGTTATATCATATTCCTCAGGCGGCATTGGCTGCTGTTATTATGACAGCAGTACTTAACTTGATTAAAATTGAACCAATCATACAGGCTTGGAAAGTTGAAAAGCATGACGCGTTAGTTGCGGTTGCTACTTTTGCCTTAACATTAATAGCTGCACCACATTTAGAAGACGGCATTCTGATTGGAATAATATTGTCATTGGGGCTATTCCTTTATCGCACGATGGAGCCAAGATTTACAGAGCTTTCTGCTCATGATGGCTCTAGTATGCTGGTTAATGCATTAGAAAATAAACTAGAAGGTTGTGAAGTAGTTTCTATTGTTAAATATTCAGGCTCGCTTTATTTTGCAAATGCAGGCTATTTTGAAGATAAGATTCTTGGTTTGATCGCATCAAAACAAAATTGCTTGAAATATATTATTGTTGATATGGCAGGAATTAATCGGATTGATGCAAGTGGCGAAGATATGTTGACCAGACTACTGAGTCGTTGTTCTTCTATTGGTGTTGAGATTTTATTTGCCCGTACTGAAGGTATTGAAAAAGTACTGGAACGAGCAGGCTTTATGGACAGATTTGGTGAAAACCGTTTTTATGATCGACGAACTGATGCACTTCGTTTTGCCTGGGGCGAGCTTGGTGATGAAGATGCCGCATTAAAAAGCCCTTTAAAACATTTAATTTCATAG
- the tyrS gene encoding tyrosine--tRNA ligase, with product MNTENTLAVFERGTDEILPLDELKKKLTKNKPLRIKAGFDPTAPDLHLGHTVLINKLKQLQDLGHDILFLIGDFTGMIGDPTGKSATRPPLTQEQVIENSQTYQDQVFKILDKEKTTVVFNSEWMGKMSSAQMIQLASQQTVARMLERDDFSKRYKSGKSISIHEFLYPLIQGYDSVALESDIELGGTDQKFNLLMGRELQKQAGMEPQVILTMPILEGLDGVQKMSKSLDNYIGIDDAPDDMFGKLMSISDDLMWRYLELLSFETLETIASWKVEIENGENPRNIKFRLAEEIITRFHSSESAKKAQQNFINRFAKNKVPDEMPEFSFDAGIKIANLLKESGLVNSTSDAFRMIKEGAAKIEGEKIIDRNLEPKIGTATYQVGKRKFARVTIT from the coding sequence ATGAATACAGAAAATACATTAGCTGTTTTTGAGCGTGGCACTGATGAAATATTGCCACTCGACGAATTAAAGAAAAAACTTACAAAAAATAAGCCTTTGCGCATTAAGGCAGGCTTTGATCCAACAGCACCAGATCTTCATCTGGGGCACACAGTTCTCATCAATAAACTAAAACAATTACAAGATCTAGGTCATGATATATTGTTCTTAATTGGCGATTTCACCGGCATGATTGGAGATCCTACTGGTAAAAGTGCCACTCGACCGCCACTCACCCAAGAACAGGTTATTGAAAATTCTCAAACTTATCAAGATCAGGTTTTTAAAATTCTCGACAAGGAAAAAACCACTGTCGTATTTAACTCTGAGTGGATGGGAAAAATGAGTTCTGCACAAATGATTCAGCTCGCTTCTCAACAAACAGTGGCAAGAATGCTAGAACGTGATGATTTTTCCAAGCGTTATAAATCTGGCAAGAGTATTTCTATCCATGAGTTTCTATATCCTTTAATACAAGGCTATGATTCCGTTGCATTAGAGTCAGATATTGAGCTCGGTGGCACAGATCAAAAGTTTAACCTCTTGATGGGGCGTGAACTGCAAAAACAAGCTGGCATGGAACCACAAGTTATTCTCACCATGCCAATTTTAGAAGGTTTAGATGGCGTTCAAAAAATGTCGAAATCACTTGATAACTACATTGGTATCGATGATGCGCCAGATGACATGTTTGGAAAACTCATGTCGATTTCCGATGATCTAATGTGGCGCTACCTTGAATTACTAAGCTTCGAGACACTTGAAACGATCGCTTCTTGGAAGGTTGAAATTGAGAATGGTGAAAACCCTAGAAACATAAAATTCCGCTTAGCAGAGGAAATTATCACAAGGTTTCATAGTAGTGAATCTGCAAAAAAAGCGCAACAAAATTTTATTAATCGTTTTGCTAAAAACAAAGTGCCTGATGAAATGCCAGAATTTAGCTTTGATGCTGGTATTAAAATTGCCAACCTTCTCAAAGAATCTGGGCTAGTCAACTCAACCTCTGATGCCTTTAGAATGATCAAAGAAGGTGCTGCCAAAATTGAAGGTGAAAAAATTATTGATAGAAATCTAGAGCCAAAAATAGGCACAGCGACCTATCAAGTTGGCAAACGTAAGTTTGCAAGAGTAACGATTACATAA
- a CDS encoding glutamate-5-semialdehyde dehydrogenase, whose amino-acid sequence MGSIENLITTLGSNARIASKALRKATTKSKNSALINIAEQINLNRKNILKANQLDVNEGKNNQLDDALLDRLILDDKRIDGIIESLSQVAALADPVGEITDLKFRPSGIQVGKMRVPLGVMGIIYESRPNVTIDAAALCLKSGNGVILRGGSEAIHSNLALYQCIKQGLANANLDEHCVQLIDTTDRAAVNALTQASEYIDAIIPRGGKGLVEAISESATVPVIKHLHGICHTYIDKDADADKAIKIAFNAKTRRYGVCNAMETLLVHASAAGKVLPELIAEYALKGVELRGCERTMEFSKQITAATTEDWDTEYLDAILSIRIVNSMSDAIDHIEKHGSGHTESIITENYTSGRRFITEVDSASVMINASTAFADGFEYGFGAEIGISTDKFHVRGPVGLEGLTSQKYIVLGDGHIRQ is encoded by the coding sequence ATGGGCTCAATAGAAAACTTAATTACCACGCTAGGTTCAAATGCACGAATTGCCTCTAAAGCTTTACGTAAAGCGACTACTAAATCAAAAAATAGTGCGCTTATAAATATTGCCGAGCAAATTAATTTAAATAGAAAGAATATTCTTAAGGCTAATCAGCTTGATGTCAATGAAGGAAAAAACAATCAACTAGATGATGCTTTGCTTGACAGGCTCATACTCGACGACAAGCGTATTGATGGAATTATTGAAAGTCTTAGCCAGGTTGCAGCATTGGCTGATCCAGTAGGAGAGATCACTGATTTAAAATTTCGCCCAAGTGGCATCCAAGTTGGAAAGATGCGAGTGCCTTTAGGTGTTATGGGTATTATTTATGAATCCCGTCCAAACGTCACTATTGATGCAGCTGCTCTTTGTTTAAAATCTGGTAATGGTGTTATTTTACGCGGCGGATCAGAAGCCATTCACTCTAACCTGGCACTTTATCAATGTATTAAACAAGGTCTAGCTAATGCTAATTTAGATGAGCATTGTGTCCAATTGATTGACACAACAGACCGTGCAGCAGTGAATGCATTGACTCAAGCGTCTGAATATATTGATGCTATCATTCCACGAGGCGGAAAAGGCTTAGTCGAGGCTATTAGCGAAAGCGCTACAGTGCCAGTCATCAAACATCTTCATGGTATTTGCCATACCTATATTGATAAAGATGCAGATGCCGATAAAGCCATAAAAATTGCTTTTAACGCCAAAACTCGCCGTTATGGAGTTTGCAATGCTATGGAGACACTGCTAGTCCATGCATCAGCTGCTGGCAAAGTATTACCAGAACTTATTGCAGAATATGCTCTCAAGGGTGTTGAGCTTAGAGGTTGTGAACGTACAATGGAATTTTCAAAGCAAATTACCGCAGCAACTACTGAGGATTGGGATACAGAGTATTTAGATGCCATTCTTTCTATTCGTATTGTTAACTCCATGTCTGATGCTATTGATCACATCGAGAAGCATGGTTCAGGTCATACAGAATCTATCATTACAGAAAATTACACCTCAGGTCGTCGTTTTATTACCGAGGTTGATTCTGCATCCGTCATGATTAACGCTTCAACAGCTTTTGCTGATGGTTTTGAATACGGCTTTGGTGCTGAAATCGGTATCAGTACTGATAAGTTTCACGTTCGTGGCCCAGTTGGCCTTGAAGGTCTAACTTCGCAAAAATACATCGTCCTTGGTGACGGTCACATTAGACAATAA
- the holA gene encoding DNA polymerase III subunit delta, translating into MRIKPESLNSQLSNKLESLYFVFGAEFLLIEQSLDAILSSAKKAGFDEKASFEIDGNFDWGLITAEIANTSLFSPKRIIECKLKTGKIGVKGSKALTELASNIPSDILLVISTGKLDMAQQKSKWFKTLEQFGGVVQHWEVTSDHLVGWISNHMASIGLEANKEVAQSIAFFTEGNLLASMQEIQKLKITYPDGQINTQEFLTQAQEQSQYTIYGLIDAALLGNAIQVNKIYSTLLNNSAMPIQLSSSLYREMKSIINMSIEIHQGSDINSILQTHRIWNKRKPIITNILKRHPYQRLQKLLLSLGRIDRSIKGMDNLNVVNELHTLLLNLAGKNQWAQ; encoded by the coding sequence ATGCGAATTAAGCCAGAATCGCTTAATTCCCAACTATCTAATAAGCTTGAGTCGCTCTACTTTGTTTTTGGTGCAGAGTTTTTATTAATTGAACAAAGCCTAGATGCCATCTTGTCATCTGCGAAAAAAGCTGGCTTTGACGAAAAAGCCAGCTTTGAAATCGATGGTAATTTTGATTGGGGCCTTATCACTGCTGAAATTGCCAACACCTCTTTATTCTCACCTAAGCGCATTATTGAGTGCAAACTCAAAACAGGTAAAATTGGTGTTAAAGGCTCAAAAGCTTTAACTGAATTGGCTAGCAACATTCCGAGCGATATTCTGCTGGTTATTTCTACTGGAAAACTCGATATGGCACAGCAAAAAAGTAAATGGTTTAAAACCCTTGAGCAATTTGGTGGTGTCGTACAACACTGGGAAGTAACCAGTGATCATTTAGTTGGCTGGATCAGTAATCATATGGCCAGTATTGGGCTAGAAGCTAACAAGGAAGTGGCGCAAAGTATTGCATTTTTTACTGAAGGCAACTTATTAGCTTCAATGCAGGAAATTCAAAAACTAAAAATCACTTATCCAGATGGTCAAATAAATACACAAGAATTTCTCACGCAGGCGCAAGAGCAATCTCAATATACCATTTATGGGCTCATTGATGCAGCCTTACTTGGCAATGCCATTCAGGTAAATAAAATTTATAGTACATTACTTAATAATAGCGCTATGCCGATCCAATTAAGTAGCTCACTTTATCGAGAAATGAAATCTATCATCAACATGTCAATTGAGATACACCAAGGTAGTGACATTAACTCTATTTTACAAACTCACCGTATTTGGAATAAAAGAAAGCCTATTATTACCAATATATTAAAACGTCATCCATATCAGCGTCTCCAAAAACTATTATTATCACTAGGACGTATTGACCGCTCCATCAAAGGCATGGATAATCTCAATGTAGTGAATGAACTTCACACTCTTTTATTAAATTTGGCTGGAAAAAATCAATGGGCTCAATAG
- the lptE gene encoding LPS assembly lipoprotein LptE, whose protein sequence is MSKINLSVLIITTALLSSCGFHTPIKNTPLNASIISEKSNVFASELQTRFNQNANQNLTIQIGPEVQKQQTSSYTSGNVVNSYTLNLSVPVKVYNANQKLLLAQNLKASLHLSKITSSQADRLQIEESYTQLRNTLIKKLIRRLSKLNAN, encoded by the coding sequence ATGTCAAAAATCAATTTATCAGTTCTTATTATTACAACTGCCTTATTAAGTTCTTGTGGTTTTCACACGCCTATTAAAAATACTCCATTAAACGCATCTATTATTAGTGAAAAATCTAACGTATTTGCCAGTGAACTGCAAACAAGATTTAACCAAAATGCAAATCAAAATCTGACGATCCAGATAGGCCCAGAAGTACAAAAGCAACAAACCTCTTCTTATACATCTGGCAATGTTGTCAATAGCTATACATTGAATTTAAGTGTTCCTGTTAAAGTTTATAACGCTAATCAAAAGCTTCTGCTAGCTCAGAATTTAAAAGCCAGCCTACATTTGAGCAAAATTACTTCATCACAAGCAGACAGACTGCAGATTGAAGAGTCATATACCCAATTACGAAATACACTGATCAAGAAATTAATTAGAAGACTTTCAAAACTCAATGCGAATTAA
- the ftsH gene encoding ATP-dependent zinc metalloprotease FtsH — MFKNLLLWLVLGSVLTSIFSQFEANEQKSEVTYSQFIQSVKQGDVSEVTIAGSNISGVGAGGNQFSTYSPGDLGLMGDLLDNGVNVVAKPPEKDGFFKQLIISLAPILLLIAVILYTMKGAGGAMGGKNPMSFGKSKARLIPKDESNTTFKDVAGVEEAKEDVAELVDFLSNPGKFTKVGGKIPKGVLLIGPPGTGKTLLAKAIAGEADVPFFFISGSDFVEMFVGVGASRVRDMFEQAKKSAPCIIFIDEIDAVGRQRGAGMGGGHDEREQTLNQMLVEMDGFEGSEGIIVIAATNRPDVLDPALLRPGRFDRQVMVGLPDINGRDAILKVHMRKLPIAKNVKSANIAKGTPGFSGADLANLCNEAALIAAGKNKELVGMQEFEKAKDKLMMGAERKSMAMDEAEKEMTAYHEAGHAIVGRLVPEHDPVYKVSIIPRGRALGVTMFLPEKDSYSISRRKLNSQVASLFGGRIAEELIYGKDSVTTGASNDIERATEIAHKMVKQWGMSDKLGPMAYGEDDGEVFLGKQVTKHKHISEDTFKVIDNEIRAIIDNNYAIATKILEDNKDILIEMTKALMEFETIDKDQIDDLMERKPIREAAVVIDSDIVSTELGSGIEPDDTNDSEEKPLDGNLKIV; from the coding sequence ATGTTTAAAAATTTATTGTTGTGGTTAGTTTTAGGTAGTGTTCTTACTTCGATTTTTAGTCAATTTGAAGCAAATGAGCAGAAAAGTGAAGTCACTTACTCTCAGTTTATTCAAAGTGTTAAACAAGGAGATGTTTCCGAAGTTACTATAGCTGGTAGTAATATTTCTGGAGTAGGCGCTGGCGGCAACCAATTTTCTACTTACTCACCTGGTGATTTAGGCCTGATGGGAGATTTGCTTGATAATGGCGTTAATGTAGTCGCTAAGCCACCTGAAAAAGATGGGTTTTTCAAGCAGTTGATTATTTCATTAGCTCCTATTCTATTGTTAATTGCAGTTATTCTTTACACTATGAAAGGAGCTGGCGGTGCTATGGGCGGTAAAAACCCAATGAGCTTCGGTAAATCTAAAGCGCGTTTAATTCCAAAAGACGAATCTAATACTACGTTTAAAGATGTAGCAGGTGTAGAAGAGGCTAAAGAGGATGTAGCAGAGTTGGTTGATTTCTTGTCTAATCCAGGAAAATTTACTAAAGTAGGCGGTAAAATTCCTAAAGGTGTTTTACTAATTGGCCCTCCTGGAACAGGTAAAACTCTTCTGGCTAAAGCTATTGCAGGCGAAGCAGACGTACCATTCTTCTTTATTTCTGGTTCTGACTTTGTTGAAATGTTTGTTGGTGTGGGCGCATCACGTGTACGTGATATGTTTGAACAAGCTAAGAAAAGTGCACCCTGTATTATTTTTATTGATGAAATCGATGCTGTTGGTCGTCAGCGTGGAGCTGGTATGGGCGGTGGTCATGATGAGCGTGAGCAAACATTAAACCAGATGCTTGTGGAAATGGATGGCTTTGAAGGTTCAGAAGGTATTATTGTTATTGCGGCAACTAACCGCCCTGATGTTCTTGATCCAGCGTTATTGCGCCCTGGACGATTTGATCGTCAAGTTATGGTAGGTTTGCCAGATATTAATGGCCGTGATGCAATTTTAAAAGTGCATATGCGTAAGCTTCCAATTGCTAAAAATGTAAAGTCTGCTAATATCGCTAAGGGCACCCCTGGTTTTTCAGGCGCAGATCTGGCTAATTTATGTAATGAAGCTGCTCTTATTGCTGCAGGTAAGAATAAAGAATTAGTGGGAATGCAAGAGTTTGAAAAAGCTAAAGATAAGCTTATGATGGGTGCTGAGCGTAAATCTATGGCAATGGATGAGGCTGAAAAAGAAATGACCGCTTATCATGAGGCGGGTCATGCGATTGTTGGACGTCTAGTGCCAGAACACGACCCAGTTTATAAAGTGAGTATCATTCCTAGAGGTAGAGCATTGGGTGTAACTATGTTCCTACCAGAAAAGGATAGCTATAGTATTTCTAGGCGCAAGTTGAATTCACAAGTAGCCTCTTTATTTGGTGGACGAATTGCCGAAGAATTAATTTATGGTAAAGATTCCGTTACTACTGGTGCCAGTAATGATATTGAGCGTGCGACAGAAATTGCACATAAGATGGTTAAGCAATGGGGCATGTCAGATAAACTTGGTCCAATGGCTTATGGTGAAGATGATGGTGAAGTATTCTTAGGTAAGCAAGTTACCAAGCATAAGCATATCTCAGAAGACACTTTTAAAGTGATTGATAATGAGATTCGTGCTATTATTGATAATAATTATGCGATTGCTACTAAAATTTTAGAAGATAACAAAGATATTCTGATTGAAATGACTAAGGCGCTAATGGAGTTTGAGACCATTGATAAAGATCAAATCGATGATCTTATGGAACGTAAGCCAATTCGTGAAGCAGCAGTCGTTATTGATTCGGATATCGTTTCTACTGAATTAGGTTCTGGCATTGAGCCGGATGATACAAATGATTCTGAAGAGAAACCTCTTGATGGTAACCTTAAAATCGTATAA
- the folP gene encoding dihydropteroate synthase has translation MAIQKTQTLIMGILNVTPDSFFDGGKYVDSKDAIANALDLIEQGADIIDIGGESTRPGAKSVSEADEIERVIPVIKALSSKTKTLISIDTSKPQVMKLAVEAGASLINDVNALQANGALQMAASLNVDVCLMHRQGLPRTMQENPIYGNVVEDIKQFFDQRIEACEHAGIKADKIILDPGFGFGKTLAHNLEILRRFDEFKNLRCRLLAGLSRKSMIGAILNDRDVKGRAIGSVAGAIIAVQNGADIVRVHDVLATKDALLTLQAVNGE, from the coding sequence ATGGCTATTCAAAAAACTCAAACTTTAATCATGGGCATACTCAATGTAACGCCTGATTCTTTTTTTGATGGCGGCAAATACGTTGATTCTAAGGATGCAATTGCTAATGCTTTAGATCTGATCGAACAAGGTGCAGATATTATCGATATTGGTGGTGAGTCAACGCGCCCTGGTGCAAAATCAGTGAGTGAAGCTGATGAAATCGAGCGTGTCATACCTGTTATTAAGGCGCTATCATCTAAAACTAAAACACTTATCTCAATTGACACCTCAAAGCCCCAAGTGATGAAACTAGCGGTAGAGGCAGGCGCAAGTCTGATCAATGATGTCAATGCTTTGCAGGCTAATGGTGCCTTACAGATGGCTGCCTCTTTAAATGTTGATGTATGTCTTATGCATAGACAGGGCTTACCTAGAACTATGCAAGAGAATCCAATATATGGCAATGTTGTCGAAGATATCAAGCAATTTTTTGACCAAAGGATTGAGGCCTGTGAGCATGCAGGTATTAAAGCAGATAAGATTATTTTAGATCCTGGTTTTGGCTTTGGCAAAACACTAGCGCACAACTTAGAAATTCTACGTCGATTTGATGAATTTAAAAATCTAAGGTGTAGGCTTTTAGCAGGACTCTCTAGAAAATCTATGATTGGTGCTATACTGAATGACAGAGATGTAAAAGGTCGTGCTATTGGTAGTGTAGCAGGCGCTATAATAGCAGTTCAAAATGGTGCTGACATTGTGCGAGTGCATGATGTTTTAGCAACAAAAGATGCACTATTGACATTACAAGCGGTAAATGGAGAGTAA
- the glmM gene encoding phosphoglucosamine mutase has product MANYFGTDGIRGEVGIEPITADFFLKLGWAVGSVLSEKGKSSVVIGKDTRVSGYLFESALEAGFLSAGVDVGLLGPMPTPAIAYLTQTYNATAGVVISASHNHFQDNGVKFFSDKGLKLSCEDQIKIEKKLAEPMKSVSSDKIGKAHRHEQPLGRYIEFCKSTFDRNISLAGLNIVIDCANGATYHIAEDVFSELGANITVINNTPDGFNINKDCGATNTRHLQTVVLEANADLGIAFDGDGDRLMMVDHKGEQIDGDELVFIVAKAWQAQNRLTNNTIVGTKMTNLGMRHGLRDLNIDFIEADVGDRYVMEKMKEHGAVLGGEGSGHMICLDKTTSGDGIVSAIQVLEVLVKSGSNLNQLKNEMVKYPQVLINVRTNKSIDLDSHQVLNKTILEVEKSLGDEGRVLIRASGTEPLIRVMVEAKDMKLTQQIAEKLADTLR; this is encoded by the coding sequence TTGGCAAATTATTTTGGAACAGATGGTATAAGAGGTGAGGTTGGTATAGAGCCTATTACTGCAGATTTCTTTTTAAAACTTGGTTGGGCTGTAGGTTCAGTCTTATCTGAAAAAGGTAAATCAAGTGTTGTTATTGGTAAAGATACGCGCGTATCAGGCTATTTATTTGAATCAGCGTTAGAGGCTGGATTTTTATCAGCCGGCGTCGATGTGGGTTTATTGGGTCCAATGCCTACTCCTGCTATTGCCTATTTAACGCAAACTTATAATGCAACTGCAGGTGTGGTTATTAGTGCCTCACATAATCATTTTCAAGATAATGGCGTTAAATTTTTCTCTGACAAAGGTCTTAAATTAAGTTGCGAAGATCAAATCAAAATTGAGAAAAAATTAGCCGAACCTATGAAGAGTGTCAGCTCTGATAAGATCGGAAAGGCCCACAGACATGAGCAACCATTAGGTCGTTATATTGAATTTTGTAAATCAACGTTTGATCGAAACATTAGTTTGGCTGGGCTTAATATCGTGATCGATTGCGCTAATGGTGCTACTTATCATATCGCTGAAGATGTTTTTTCAGAATTAGGTGCGAACATTACAGTTATTAATAATACGCCAGATGGTTTTAATATAAACAAAGATTGTGGCGCAACCAATACCAGGCATTTACAAACAGTTGTCCTTGAGGCTAATGCTGATTTAGGCATTGCATTTGATGGTGATGGTGATCGCTTGATGATGGTTGACCATAAAGGCGAACAGATTGATGGTGATGAGTTGGTATTTATTGTTGCAAAGGCTTGGCAGGCACAAAATAGACTGACTAATAATACTATAGTCGGCACAAAAATGACTAATTTAGGAATGCGCCATGGTTTAAGAGACCTGAATATTGATTTTATTGAAGCAGATGTGGGCGATCGTTATGTCATGGAAAAAATGAAAGAGCATGGCGCTGTTTTAGGTGGTGAAGGCTCTGGACATATGATTTGTTTAGATAAAACTACATCCGGTGACGGCATTGTATCTGCAATACAGGTATTAGAGGTCTTGGTTAAGAGCGGCTCTAATCTTAATCAGTTAAAAAATGAAATGGTTAAATATCCTCAAGTATTAATCAATGTTAGAACTAATAAGTCAATTGATTTAGATAGTCATCAAGTGCTAAATAAAACTATTTTGGAGGTTGAGAAATCATTAGGTGATGAGGGTAGGGTGTTAATTCGTGCATCAGGCACTGAGCCTCTTATCCGTGTCATGGTAGAGGCAAAAGATATGAAGCTTACCCAGCAAATTGCAGAAAAGTTGGCCGATACACTCCGTTAA
- a CDS encoding TSUP family transporter, whose translation MVFDSTSLVLVGLIFLWAGFVRTGLGFGGAALGLPLMLLIGGSPVYWLPIIGIHLLFFSSLTLFKSIKKVDWRYLKHSLLWIIPPTLVGVAGLISLPDKVIIVFIYSITIFYAITWIFNQKISSHKSWADKLLLVLGGYVAGTSLTGAPLIVAVFMRHVAKEYLRNTLFVLWFILVSIKMVAFMVVGVMIDWEFSLALIPIAAIGHVIGIKAHQKIIENDQVFKKWVGSMLLLISSFGLLKVILS comes from the coding sequence ATGGTCTTTGACTCTACCAGTCTTGTGCTGGTTGGTTTAATTTTCCTATGGGCAGGATTTGTTCGAACTGGTTTAGGCTTTGGTGGGGCGGCGCTTGGGTTGCCACTCATGTTATTAATTGGCGGTAGTCCAGTCTATTGGCTGCCAATTATCGGTATACATCTTCTATTTTTTTCCTCTCTCACCTTATTTAAATCTATTAAAAAAGTAGATTGGCGTTATTTAAAGCACTCATTATTATGGATTATTCCACCGACTTTAGTGGGTGTGGCAGGATTAATTAGCTTGCCTGACAAAGTGATAATTGTCTTTATTTATTCCATCACTATTTTTTATGCAATTACTTGGATTTTTAATCAAAAAATTAGCTCGCATAAATCTTGGGCGGATAAGTTATTGTTGGTCCTTGGAGGTTATGTTGCAGGTACTTCACTAACTGGTGCACCATTAATCGTAGCAGTATTTATGCGCCATGTTGCTAAAGAATATCTACGCAATACATTGTTTGTACTTTGGTTTATATTGGTAAGCATTAAGATGGTCGCTTTTATGGTTGTAGGTGTTATGATTGACTGGGAGTTTTCTCTTGCTTTAATTCCGATAGCAGCCATTGGACATGTGATTGGCATCAAGGCCCATCAAAAAATTATTGAAAATGATCAGGTCTTTAAAAAATGGGTAGGCAGTATGCTTTTACTAATTAGTTCATTCGGGTTATTGAAAGTAATTTTGAGTTAA